One genomic window of Oncorhynchus kisutch isolate 150728-3 linkage group LG24, Okis_V2, whole genome shotgun sequence includes the following:
- the LOC109869670 gene encoding dihydropyridine-sensitive L-type skeletal muscle calcium channel subunit alpha-1 isoform X1: MASSGEPAMAALTSFIMNEEELKRKQRDKLKKMQATGGNPRPARSLFFFTLNNPFRKACINIVEWKPFEIIILLTIFANCVALAVFLPMPEDDNNATNTSLESLEYIFLVIFTLECFLKIIAYGFVFHEGAYLRNAWNLLDFVIVFMGLFTIALDTINYLAGIHMEKGGGLDMKALRAFRVLRPLRLVTGVPSLQVVMNSILKAMLPLLHIGLLVFFMVTIYAIVGLELFKCKMHKTCYWTGTDIMATLENERPAPCAQAGNGRRCLLNGTECRSGWAGPNFGITHFDNFGFAMLTVFQSITMEGWTDVLYWVNDAIGNEWPWLYFVTLILIGSFFVLNLVLGVLSGEFTKEREKAKSRGEFQKLRETQQLDEDLKGYMEWITQAEVLENNQEGKGLLPLTEADTDSLIEKESESRVVYYYRQARRWNRFFRMKCLVYVKSKTFYWSVILVVFLNTIAIASEHHHQPDMLTTVQDNANKVLLTLFALEMFVKMYALGLPQYFLSLFNRFDCFVVSVGILEIILVTADVMSPLGISVLRCIRLLRLLKVTKYWTSLSNLIASLLNSVRSIASLLLLLFLFIVIFSLLGMQVFGGKFNFPDQEIRRSNFDNFPQALISVFQVLTGEDWNSIMYNGIMAYGGPVFPGILVSIYFIILFTCGNYILLNVFLAIAVDNLAEAESLTAAQKDKAEERKRRKLLRANMPDKADEERVLLAKKLAEQRSKIEGIPTTAKLKVDEFESNVKEVKDPFPSADFPGDDEEEEPAIPESPRPRPMADLQLKEEEVPMPETYSFFIFGPENKFRKLCHRIVNATPFTNFILLFILLSSISLAAEDPIDPKSFRNKVLAYADIVFTTVFTIEIVLKMTVYGAFLHPGSFCRNSFNMLDLLVVGVSLLSMGMESSAISVVKILRVLRVLRPLRAINRAKGLKHVVQCVFVAIKTIGNIVLVTMLLDFIFSCIGVQLFKGKFYTCSDPSKMTEVTCRGVFLKHQENSLQEMVLAHREWINSDFNFDNVLNGMLALFTVSTFEGWPQLLYKAIDSDREDMGPVYNNRVDISIFFIVYLILIAFFMMNIFVGFVIVTFQEQGESEYKNCELDKNQRQCVQYALKAKPLRCYIPKNHYQYNMWYIVTSCYFEYAMFFLIMLNTLCLGMQHCNQSAHVTKLSDTLNMIFTVLFTVEMILKLIAFKAKGYFGDPWNVFDFLIVIGSVVDVILSEVDAALASSGGLYCLHGCAQTNPMQAIADSENARVSITFFRLFRVMRLVKLLNRSEGIRNLLWTFIKSFQALPYVALLIVMLFFIYAVIGMQVFGKIALVDGTPINRNNNFQTFPQAVLLLFRCATGEAWQEVMVASMYGKKCDPKSDFLPGEEYTCGASFAVFYFMSFYMLCAFLIINLFVAVIMDNFDYLTRDWSILGPHHLDEFKKIWAEYDPDATGRIKHLDVVTLLRRIQPPLGFGKFCPHRSACKRLISMNMPLNSDGTVTFNATLFALVRTALKIKTEGVEGNFEQANEELRAIIKKIWKRTSMKLLDQVIPPIGDDEVTVGKFYATFLIQDHFRKFMKRQEEYYGYRPTKKSANGSAPEMQAGLRSIEEAAPQLHRAISGDLLNEEEMERAMEESLEEGIYRRQGGLFGDYSDPFSTETSSVSPSHMASQRPLQLSENRPEEAELPLSRSDSVFLPNTEFFPLTPTIHNSNNNAFSYEREESPKVSRHHSRVDTERSSPDSRHFSEISQKPIRTDITQFPYDLKYGESQSLPSCSQAKGEATEEAEGAIGGSVSAPAADQLIKEVLVVGGLGDLANDNSFVAVTRNEMAEAMRMPMSHFEDVALGLLNGRSGRATSATRKKSPIPVPPSAPDRPSRSTELKPKPQEQRKKRLVTTFKQPLKGEEADTKV, from the exons GAGAGTCTGGAGTATATCTTCCTGGTGATCTTTACGTTGGAGTGCTTTCTGAAGATAATAGCGTACGGCTTTGTATTCCACGAGGGAGCCTATCTGCGGAACGCTTGGAACTTACTGGACTTCGTCATTGTCTTCATGGG CCTTTTCACCATCGCCCTGGACACCATCAACTATCTTGCAGGCATTCacatggagaagggaggagggttAGATATGAAGGCCCTCAGGGCATTCAGGGTGCTCAGGCCCCTACGTCTCGTAACCGGAGTCCCCA GCCTTCAGGTGGTGATGAACTCTATCCTGAAGGCAATGCTGCCCCTGTTGCACATTGGCCTGCTGGTCTTCTTCATGGTCACCATCTACGCCATCGTAGGTCTGGAGCTCTTTAAGTGTAAGATGCACAAGACCTGCTACTGGACCGGCACAG acatCATGGCTACATTAGAGAACGAGAGGCCCGCCCCCTGTGCCCAGGCCGGTAACGGGCGCCGCTGCCTCCTCAATGGGACAGAGTGTCGTTCAGGCTGGGCGGGGCCAAACTTCGGCATCACCCACTTTGACAACTTTGGTTTCGCCATGCTCACCGTCTTCCAGTCTATCACCATGGAGGGCTGGACCGATGTGCTCTACTGG GTGAACGATGCCATAGGGAACGAGTGGCCCTGGCTCTACTTCGTGACTCTGATCCTAATTGGATCCTTCTTCGTGCTCAATCTGGTCCTGGGTGTTCTCAGTGG AGAGTTcactaaggagagagagaaggctaagTCCCGAGGGGAGTTCCAGAAGTTGAGGGAGACCCAGCAGCTGGATGAGGACCTGAAGGGTTACATGGAATGGATCACTCAGGCTGAGGTCCTAGAAAACAACCAGGAGGGGAAAG GACTCCTGCCTTTGACggaggcagacacagacagtctgatagagaaggagagtgagagccGGGTGGTGTACTATTA TCGTCAGGCTCGTCGCTGGAACCGGTTCTTCAGGATGAAGTGTCTCGTCTATGTAAAATCAAAGACATTTTATTGGTCTGTGATTCTGGTGGTCTTCCTGAATACTATTGCCATCGCTAGTGAACATCACCACCAGCCAGACATGCTTACTACtgtacaag ATAATGCCAACAAGGTGCTGCTGACCCTGTTTGCGCTGGAGATGTTTGTGAAGATGTACGCTCTGGGCCTGCCTCAATACTTCTTGTCCCTGTTCAACCGCTTCGACTGCTTCGTGGTGAGCGTGGGCATCCTCGAGATCATCCTGGTCACTGCTGACGTCATGTCCCCTCTCGGCATCTCTGTCCTCCGCTGCATCCGCCTGCTGAGACTGCTAAAGGTCACCAA GTATTGGACCTCCCTCAGTAACCTGATTGCCTCCCTGTTAAACTCAGTCCGTTCCATCGCCtcgctgctcctcctcctcttcctcttcatcgtCATTTTCTCCCTGCTGGGCATGCAGGTGTTCGGGGGGAAGTTCAACTTCCCAGACCAGGAGATCAGACGCAGTAACTTTGACAACTTCCCCCAGGCGCTCATCAGTGTCTTCCAG GTTCTGACAGGGGAGGACTGGAACTCCATCATGTATAATGGTATCATGGCTTACGGTGGACCAGTCTTCCCTGGCATCCTAGTCAGCATCTacttcatcatcctcttcaccTGTGGAAACT ACATCCTCCTCAACGTGTTCCTGGCCATCGCTGTCGACAACCTGGCAGAAGCAGAGAGCCTGACGGCCGCCCAGAAAGACAaagcagaggagagaaagaggcggAAACTGCTCAG GGCCAACATGCCAGACAAGGCTGATGAGGAGAGGGTTCTGCTGGCTAAGAAACTGGCTGAACAGAGGTCTAAGATAGAGGGGATTCCCACCACTGCTAAG CTGAAAGTTGATGAGTTTGAATCCAACGTGAAGGAAGTGAAGGATCCCTTCCCTTCAGCAGACTTCCCAG gtgatgatgaggaggaggagcctgCTATCCCTGAGAGCCCACGGCCTCGACCAATGGCTGATCTCCAGCTGAAAGAGGAAGAGGTTCCTATGCCGGAGACCTACTCCTTTTTTATCTTCGGACCGGAGAACAA GTTTCGTAAGCTGTGTCATAGGATCGTCAATGCCACCCCCTTCACCAACTTCATCCTGCTCTTCATCCTCCTCAGTAGTATATCACTGGCCGCTGAGGATCCCATAGACCCCAAGTCATTCAGGAATAAG GTCTTGGCTTATGCTGATATTGTCTTCACCACTGTGTTCACCATTGAGATTGTGCTGAAG ATGACGGTGTATGGAGCCTTCCTGCATCCAGGCTCTTTCTGCCGTAACTCCTTCAACATGCTGGACCTGCTGGTGGTGGGCGTGTCTCTGTTGTCCATGGGAATGGA GTCCAGTGCCATCTCAGTGGTGAAGATTCTCAGGGTGTTGAGGGTGCTGAGACCTCTAAGGGCTATCAACAGAGCCAAGGGCCTGAAG CAcgtggtccagtgtgtgtttgtagcCATCAAAACCATCGGCAACATCGTCCTGGTCACCATGCTGCTCGACTTCATATTCTCCTGCATAGGGGTCCAGCTCTTCAAG GGTAAATTCTACACTTGCTCAGACCCCTCCAAAATGACAGAGGTCACGTGCCG GGGTGTGTTCCTGAAGCACCAGGAGAACAGTCTTCAGGAGATGGTGTTGGCCCACAGGGAGTGGATCAACAGTGACTTTAACTTTGACAACGTCCTCAACGGCATGCTGGCTCTGTTTACCGTGTCCACGTTCGAAGGGTGGCCACA gCTGTTGTATAAAGCcatagactcagacagggaggatATGGGCCCAGTCTACAACAACCGTGTGGATATCTCCATCTTTTTCATCGTCTACCTCATCCTCATCGCCTTCTTCATGATGAACATCTTCGTCGGCTTCGTCATCGTCACCTTCCAGGAGCAGGGAGAGTCTGAGTATAAGAACTGTGAGCTCGACAAGAACCAG CGTCAGTGTGTGCAGTATGCTCTGAAGGCCAAGCCTCTGCGGTGTTATATCCCTAAGAACCACTATCAGTACAACATGTGGTACATAGTCACCTCCTGCTACTTTGAGTACGCCATGTTCTTCCTCATCATGCTCAACACGCTGTGTCTCGGCATGCAG CACTGTAACCAGTCAGCCCATGTGACCAAGCTGTCTGACACTCTGAACATGATCTTCACTGTCCTCTTCACAGTGGAGATGATATTAAAACTCATTGCCTTCAAAGCTAAG GGCTACTTTGGAGACCCGTGGAACGTGTTTGACTTCCTCATCGTCATCGGCAGTGTTGTCGATGTCATCCTGAGTGAGGTCGAC gcTGCCTTGGCCTCTAGTGGAGGACTGTACTGTCTCCATGGCTGTGCT CAGACAAACCCTATGCAGGCCATTGCG GATTCTGAGAATGCCAGAGTGTCCATCACATTCTTCCGTCTGTTCCGTGTGATGCGTTTGGTTAAACTACTAAACAGGTCAGAGGGCATCCGTAACCTGCTGTGGACCTTCATCAAGTCCTTCCAG GCTCTACCCTACGTGGCTCTTCTGATCGTCATGCTCTTCTTCATCTACGCAGTCATCGGGATGCAG gtgtttggaaagaTAGCCTTAGTGGATGGCACACCGATCAACCGCAACAACAACTTCCAGACATTCCCCCAAGCTGTCCTGCTGCTATTCcg TTGTGCGACAGGGGAGGCGTGGCAGGAAGTGATGGTGGCCAGTATGTACGGCAAGAAGTGTGATCCCAAGTCTGACTTCCTACCTGGGGAGGAGTACACCTGTGGAGCCAGCTTCGCTGTCTTCTACTTTATGTCCTTCTATATGCTGTGTGCCTTCCTG atCATCAACTTATTCGTGGCTGTGATCATGGACAACTTTGATTACCTGACACGTGATTGGTCCATCCTGGGTCCTCACCATCTGGATGAGTTCAAGAAGATCTGGGCCGAGTACGACCCGGATGCCAC GGGGCGTATAAAACATCTGGACGTGGTAACACTACTGCGAAGGATCCAGCCTCCGCTAGGCTTTGGGAAATTCTGTCCGCATCGCTCAGCCTGCAAG CGTTTAATATCCATGAACATGCCCCTGAACAGCGATGGCACAGTCACCTTCAATGCCACCCTTTTTGCCCTGGTCAGGACTGCCCTCAAGATAAAGACTGAAGGTGTCGAAG GTAACTTTGAGCAGGCTAATGAAGAGTTGAGAGCCATTATAAAGAAGATCTGGAAACGCACCAGTATGAAACTGCTGGACCAGGTCATCCCACCAATCGGAg ATGACGAGGTGACGGTGGGAAAGTTCTACGCCACCTTCCTGATCCAGGATCATTTCCGTAAGTTTATGAAGCGTCAAGAGGAGTACTATGGCTACCGGCCCACCAAGAAGAGTGCTAATGGGAGTGCTCCAGAGATGCAG GCTGGTCTGAGGAGTATAGAGGAGGCAGCTCCACAGCTCCACAGGGCCATCTCAGGAGACCTGCTGaatgaggaggagatggagagagccaTGGAGGAGTCTCTGGAGGAAGGCATCTACAGG CGCCAGGGCGGTCTGTTCGGGGACTATTCAGACCCGTTCTCCACAGAGACCAGCAGTGTCTCGCCCTCCCACATGGCTAGCCAGCGTCCCCTACAGCTATCAGAGAACCGCCCCGAGGAGGCTGAGTTGCCCCTCAGTCGCTCAGACTCCGTCTTCCTCCCCAATACAGAGTTCTTTCCCCTGACCCCCACCAtacacaacagcaacaacaacgc gTTTTCttatgagagagaggagagtccgaAAGTGAGCAGGCACCATTCCAGAGTGGACACAGAGCGCAGCTCTCCAG aTAGCAGACACTTCTCTGAGATCAGTCAGAAACCAATCAGAACAGACATCACTCAG TTCCCCTATGACCTCAAATACGGTGAGAGCCAGTCTCTCCCCAGCTGTTCCCAAGCTAAAGGGGAAGCTACAGAGGAAGCTGAAGGGGCCATAGGAGGCTCTGTGTCTGCACCTGCCGCTGACCAGCTGATCAAAGAG GTCTTAGTGGTTGGCGGTCTTGGTGACCTGGCCAATGACAATTCGTTTGTGGCGGTGACTCGTAATGAAATGGCCGAGGCAATGCGCATGCCCATGTCCCACTTTGAAGACGTGGCCCTGGGCCTCCTCAACGGGCGCAGTGGCCGCGCAACCTCCGCCACGAGGAAGAAGAGCCCAATCCCTGTGCCCCCTTCCGCCCCCGACCGGCCCTCTAGGTCTACAGAGCTGAAACCGAAACCCCAGGAGCAGAGAAAGAAGCGCCTCGTCACAACCTTTAAACAACCCCTGAAGGGGGAAGAGGCAGACACCAAAGTGTAG